The genomic interval CGGCGTAGGGGCTGAGCCGGGCCAGGCTGCGCATCTGCTTCATGATCAGCCGGCGGTCCTTGTGCGTCCAGTGAATGCCGTTACGCTGTTTCATGAGCAGCGGCATGAATCCGCGTATTTCGGTAATTTCCTCCAGCAGTTCGGCGCGTTGCCGGTTCTGGAGCGAGACGAGCTTGGTATACCCCTGCTGCAGAGGGTGAGCGATTGCGGCCGGCACCGACCCGAGCTGGCGGATCAGTTTTGTGGTTTCGAAGGGCACGATAGCTGCGCTGTGAAAATTATGATTGGAGAATACTGCCTGCACGGGCCTTCACGCAAGGGAGTTGTCTGCAAACCCCGGGATTGGCGGCAATAAAAAAGGGCGGGTTGCCCCGCCCTTCTCATGCCGCTATACGCTGCGTATTACAGGCTGTAATACATGGCGAATTCGACCGGGTGAGTGGTCATGCGGAAGCGGGTGACTTCTTCCATTTTCAGTTCGATGTAGGCATCGATCCAGTCATTGGAGAACACGCCGCCACGGGTCAGGAACTCGCGGTCCTTGTCCAGGTAGTCCAGCGCCTGGTCGAGCGAGGAGCACACGGTCGGGATCAGCTTTTCTTCTTCCGGCGGCAGGTCGTACAGGTTCTTGTCCATTGCATCGCCAGGATGAATCTTGTTCTGGATACCGTCGAGGCCGGCCATCAGCAGTGCGGAGAAGCACAGGTACGGGTTGGCGGACGGGTCCGGGAAACGGGTCTCGATGCGGCGGCCCTTGTCGCTGGCAACGTGCGGAATGCGGATCGAAGCGGAGCGGTTCTTGGCGGAGTAGGCCAGCATCACGGGAGCTTCGAAGCCGGGCACCAGGCGCTTGTAGGAGTTGGTGCCGGGGTTGGTGATCGCGTTCAGTGCACGGGCGTGCTTGATGATGCCGCCGATGTAGTACAGCGCAGTCTCGGACAGGCCGCCGTAGCCGTTACCGGCGAACAGGTTCTTGCCGTCTTTCCAGATGGACTGGTGCACGTGCATGCCGGAACCGTTGTCGCCAACGATGGGCTTCGGCATGAAGGTCGCGGTCTTGCCGTAGGCGTGAGCCACGTTGAACACCACGTATTTCAGGATCTGGGTCCAGTCAGCGCGCTTCACCAGGGTGCTGAATTTGGTGCCGATTTCGCACTGGCCGGCGGTTGCCACTTCGTGGTGGTGCACTTCGACCGGCACGCCCATTTCTTCCAGTGCCAGGCACATGGCGGAACGGATGTCCTGGAACGAATCGACCGGGGGAACGGGGAAGTAGCCGCCCTTGATGCCGGGACGGTGACCGACGTTGCCGCCTTCGAATTTTTCGCTGGAGGACCAGGCTGCTTCTTCGGATTCGATTTTCACCGAAGCGCCGGACATGTCGGCGTGCCAGGTGACGGAGTCGAAAATGAAGAATTCGGGTTCCGGACCGAAGTAGGCGGTGTCGCCGACGCCGGAAGACTTGAGGT from Sulfurimicrobium lacus carries:
- the glnA gene encoding glutamate--ammonia ligase; this encodes MAVADVLKMIKDNEVKFVDLRFTDTRGKEQHVSIPAHVVDADWFETGHAFDGSSIAGWKGIQASDMLLMPDPETANMDPFFDESTLIISCDVVEPADGKGYDRCPRSIAKRVEAYLKSSGVGDTAYFGPEPEFFIFDSVTWHADMSGASVKIESEEAAWSSSEKFEGGNVGHRPGIKGGYFPVPPVDSFQDIRSAMCLALEEMGVPVEVHHHEVATAGQCEIGTKFSTLVKRADWTQILKYVVFNVAHAYGKTATFMPKPIVGDNGSGMHVHQSIWKDGKNLFAGNGYGGLSETALYYIGGIIKHARALNAITNPGTNSYKRLVPGFEAPVMLAYSAKNRSASIRIPHVASDKGRRIETRFPDPSANPYLCFSALLMAGLDGIQNKIHPGDAMDKNLYDLPPEEEKLIPTVCSSLDQALDYLDKDREFLTRGGVFSNDWIDAYIELKMEEVTRFRMTTHPVEFAMYYSL